tagccaaacctacctcaattgccgaaaccgcactcgaatacctccaccagACAAGCTaatctcgaattcagcgcccgaaatgacaatccactatcaacaatgaaacatacacgtcacaaggagtccaatgacacccatattgataggtttcggaaccggaggtaaaatggtccaaaaattaactattttcgaaaagggtcaaatctggaaatttattgaacaatcccattctattggtaataaggaactcatggttgaaaaacccataaaaatagagctcaaaacgagttggaaatcacaattttccttaaattcagattagggaagaaacaaggatttttggggtttgaaactaaaatttaagagttaaaatcgtcaaaaacttaatgaaaaaggaaggttttaggtcaaaaatcacttacccaacactttgcctcaaaaatctcttctcaaatcacctcaaggagttcaagaactcaaacaaatgttgaaaaaatattgaaatgggaagaaaggggcattttctgcccaaaaagttactgttcacgcgtgttactgttcacgcgtgttactgttcacgcatgttttgtacaaatttatgaaaatcaccctcaaggtcattacaattatATTCATTTTCACTGTTCGGACAACTCATCTAAATTTATATAGCTTCAACATTATAATCTCCTAAAACAAAACCTTCAACATTATAAATACTTAGTTTCCCTAGCACTAGAGGATATTTATAATTTCTACAAGCATATAAATTCTTATCgagattaaaaaattattaacatGACCTAAAACTTGATCTCAACTAGTTATTATCGTGTATAAATCTTTTTCTTCAATATGTCTTATATTTTTTCTAGATTTGCGTGGATTCTAATTTTGTGACATTTAAATCACACtagtattaaaaaatatatagatgTACCACTTGTATTTATAAgctattaattaaaatatgtatactAATTCTAATTTTATGActtctaaaaatttaatttggtGCAAACTAAGTTGTAGTAACGGATAGGGAATAGGTGGCAGCTAAGTTAAGTGAACATATATACCGCAAGTGGAGGCATCAAGTGGGGACTATTTTAGATAAGGAGTACCCTTGTGCAAAAGGTGTGGTACCTGGGAGCGTTCACGGTTAGATTTGGATCGGTTATTAGTCAAAATCAAAATTGAACTAATTTAATCAATTCTTAAATTATAAATACCAAACTAAATCAATTTAATCGGTTCTTGCAATAGTTTTACTATTAAGGATGTGTTCAGTATAGATGTTTCAGTTTTTTAATGTTCGTTCAGtcaaaaataattctttaaaaatgaaaaaaatgattttcttagTGGAAGTAGGGAAAAAACAAGCTTGTATCCACCCAACTCTCCAACATTCCTCATCTTCACACCCACCAAGGGCCGATGTACGACTACAGGTACAAGTTCAATTGAATCCATAACTTTAAGCACCGGGTAAAAATTAATGtataaaaaattactaaattgCAATAAATAGTAGATATGAACTTgtaactttaaaaatataatgagtTCAATATCAAAAATCTTATAAAGTTAAAGCCATAGGATTTAAATTTTGGATCTATTTCTTCCCTCATCCCTCCACCCCACACCCCTGCCCTCACCTTGATCTCCTATAATATTAGTCTAGATTAtataaaaatacttttagaataatattttttatttacctaCAAAATacgataaaataaaattaaggaaCCCCacttattcttttaaaaatattgttttcatgaaaatattttcctttgtAACCCACGCACCCTAAAAAATATTGTACATCTGAGATGTTtacattctttcattttatttttatttattttaatgacTAAGAACATGAcgcttgttttttttttaccagCTTAGTATACAAGAAGAAGAATATTATTAAAAAGTAGCAATTCACATTAAAATGTatgctatatttatttaaatgatataaataaatattatattttaaatgtgtTATTGTCTGTTGTGTCTcgcctaattatttttttacaaacgAGAAAAACaaatttattgaattttaaaatttcaattatgttatataaattgaaacaacgagaaaatagaaaattttgaaaaattataaatctCTCTATATGTGAAACTCTTATAAAACAAAATATGAGAAATAACTCTGATCCTACATGTTCTAGAACTCATGAAGCAAGTCCAACGACAAAGAAGACAAGGAAGATAAGCAACTTAAGTTGGCATAACTATTACTATTGTCTTCTTCTATTACATAACATAGAACAAAAAGGGgaaattttaagattttaaaaaattgaaaattgaatcaAAATTGTGATAAAGTTGATGAAAAAGATGTTGAGGTAAAGCTGAGACAAAATCATTGAAATGATCGATGATCTTATCACTATCTTAAAGGTAAAAAGACTATTTTCGATAAGTTCTAATATACATTGTTATCCATCTTGTTGacaaaatatgtacacaatatatatacatacacatgTTTATATACAACATATATAATCAAAGTGTATAAATAGTGTTTACTTCGATAATATTGATAATAAAATGACTGAAGTATATATATTTAACTATATAGATAGTTTTACTTCGATAATATTGATAATTAGATGGCTGAAATATATATTTAAGTAAGTTTCCCTAATTTTCTATTGAATTCTCCACATTTCTTTTTAGATTTGGGATTTTTTCATGTGGCCTAATCAATTTGGATCACAAATTAGCTTTCATATGTGTGGGCTTTggcccactgaatttttttttctatcctCAAACTTTTAGTACTTTTTAGGGAAAATTACACATATTGACAAACATTACTACTATAATTATGTGATAACGGTGTAGTTTTAATTAATTACATAAATTGACTATAATTTAATGAGATTTGCTATTATACAAATCTGGAAGCGAATAtacaaatctttaaagcaaatcTGGAAGTGAATTTACAAATATCTAAAGTAGATCTAGAAGCGAATATACAAATCTGAAAGCGAATATACAAATCTGGACGCGAATATATACAATTTCTTTGAAAGttcaatttgtataatgcagcGAGATATACAAACGTTAATGACCATAGCAAACATAAATATAACTATGGAGAGTAATTAGAGAAATTATACGATTATTAACCTTAATATGTTTGCCATTTCTGAAATTATCCCTACTTTTTAAAGGGATTTTTACATAACTATATAGGTGACGAAAAATATTTCTAACCTAAAATGCGATTATATACCTTATTTATACATTATATCAGtttatctttataaaatttCTATAATAAATAATTGTTGAATAAGGAATATTGaatcgaattttcttaaattaaccGGACCCAATATAACCTTTGGGCCCAAAATAGATGAGAtccaaaagagagaaaaaaagggcAAAGAGAAAACTAGttttagcccttttcatttccttcttcttcattgAGCTTCTGCAATTCATCACCATTTCCAACAGAATAATGAATGCTAAGTCTGGGATAATTGTTGGGAAAAAGAAGAGAGTTTTTTCTCATCGAGATTTGGAAAACAAAGGAACTTCTCGTAGTAGGAAAATGGATTCGGAGACGAAAGATAGGTTTTCTGATTCTAGAAGGAGTACTTTATATGGAGAGCGTAGAAAGTCTAAAAATAGTGAGAGAAACTCAATTAGGAAAGTGGAAGAAGAAAATGGTACTAAAAGAAAGACATTAGACCTGAGAGGGGGCAAGCAAAAAGGAGAATCAtttttgaggaagaagaaggttGAGGATAAGAAGAAGTTAGGTGAATATGAAGAAAggccaaagaagaagaaaaagcgAGGTATTCGAATAGATCCTCATGATACCTCCAACAAGAGGCTTTATGATGGAGTAGCAACTAAAGGTCAGTCACTGAATCATCTATCTCAATTGACCTTACTGGTATTATGTTCTGTTCAGTTTTCAGACAACCTATTTCAGCCCTCCATTCAGGCTCCTAAAGCACATTACACTTTGTTGGATGGttgttattttattgtattgttTGTTTTAATAAATACACTATTTGGATAGATTGTATCGTTCTCTATTTTTACATAATGTCATTATTCCATAATTTGAATGATATACCTACCAGAAAAGTAGGGTACGGTTAGACCTAGTAAGAAAAGGTAGggtaaaagataaaatagaagTATTAAATATTAAGTAACGACAAattgagaagaaaatatcaagGTAAGAGTCAAAATTGAATGGAGGTCTCTTGTCTATATCATTGAGTTGGCAACTTTGCAAGTTAAgagtttcaaaaaaataaagacataatacataaacaaccAACCTTGGCCTCGTCTCGCAAGTAACCACTCAAATTTTGAGAGTGCACATCTAGACACCTTAATTGATAACTAAATACTCCAACTTGTACTCACTGTGTCTTGTGGACACCCGACACTGACATGCCGTATAGATTTTGGAGGTGTTTAGATGATCATTGTAAGTTAGAATGTTCAATTGACACGGTGGAAACGAGTTGAGGTGTGTAGATGTGGACACTCTAAGTCGGAGTCTTTACTTACAAGCTAAGACCAAGTTTGACTATCTAGTTATGTATAATGCCTAATATTGTTCATTATTAATTGACTAGTTTTAAGCCCTGTGTCAACCTGTTGCGAATTCTCCTCCTTTATATTCGGGCTAAGACGGGAAATGTGAGCAAGCTCACACAGTTCTATACCTTTTATTGATATGTGACTTTATATTATAAATTGATTTTATACAAGGCTTTATAGCTAAGTTGAACGGACTCTAGTGCGCGGGTCTGATACGGGTGGTATCTAGTGGTTGGATTCTTCATGATCTGAATTATAAGATACATGGATACAAATCCAAGTATGGATACGGATGTGGGGATTCGgctaaaaaataattcaaatatctaaaaatggagttatatATCTAAATTATAAGACATTGGGTGGAAACATACAAAGATAttatgttgaaaaaatattgatcaagagCAGAATCCTTGAAAGTGATATAAGGAAAAGGACTACCATGAAATTTCTATATACAAGGTACTCCACTTTCTTCAATTTCACCTTAGCTTTTGTTTTGAGGAAAATCATTGAATCTCTTCCAAATTTCTCCATTAATTTTGGTCAAAGTACCCAAAATTGGTTGACCAAATTCGGTATGGATCCACACCCACACCCATGTCATGTTGACATCGGTGCGGTGCTGAAAGTGAAGAGTCCAAGCAACTTAGCTTTATTGTATAAAAAATGATATTCAAAGAATTACATTACATACTCTATCCATTTCTATTAACGtgtcttattttcatttttagtctatttttaaaagatatcacctttctatatttagtaagtGTTTAACCCATTTACCTTTAATGACTCTCTCGTAGGAATGACATGTTtgagaccacaagattcaaaagttttttttttgtaggttatacataatttttatttaaaaccacaaaaattcaagtcttatttacattttttaaaactatgtACCAAGTCAAATTAAGCACATAAAATGAAACGGATGGAGTACTTTTTATTTAACAAATATATTGGCAGGTCTGTTAGATTATGGCCTATGTTTCTTGAATGCTTGCTTTTTTGACTAGTGGTAGAGGATttactattttattgtcctggaGCAATTGTGTTCCAAGGAGATGAATTCTTTGctgaaccttttttttttcttttaatgggCGTGCCTAGTGTTTCAAAGTAGAAACACCTTCCTCTGCTAGTGTTTAACTCCTTTTGCAGTATAGAGACACTAATAACTAATATGCCTCATGTTTATGTAATTATTTATCCTTGCTGTTTCATGTCATGTAATCTAGTTGATCATCTGTAAGTAAAGTAGATTAAGCCTCTTCCTCTGAACTCATTTTCAGTGCTTTCAGATGACAATAAGGAAAAACAAGAAGATTCAGCAAAAGAGAAAACTGTTGAACTGTCGAAGAATGCACAATTTCGTGCAATACGCCCCAGTCCATCTATCCTTTCTTTTGTGGAAGACAACGTAATCACTCTATGTAGGATTTGTTTGTTTGATTGCCAATACTATTAGTGCAGACATCTCAGTGTTCAGCATTTCTGTCTACAGTCTTAATTCCTCGAATTTGTATTGCAGTTGTTGGGTCGTAGACGTGATATTCAGTTAAAGAGGGCAGGCTATAACATTGAACTCTCTGCACCTTTAGATAACATTCCTTTCTCAACAAGCTCAGAAAGAGAACGGATTGAAGAGCCGGTACAATAATATACATCTTAATTGATATCAAATCCTTGGCATGACTTTAGGTCAAAGTTTCACCATAGAATGAAGCCACATATGATGCTCATGCTCTCTTTTCAGTATACTCTACTTATTTCATAGCTTACTCTCTCTGTAGGTGTTCAGGAATAGATTGGAATTTTTTGCTGCAGCTAAGGTTTCCTCGTCGTTCCCCCCTGCTGATCTTCCAGAAATTGCATTTGCAGGTTTATTGATCAGTCCCTTCTCTTTTTTAAATTCCTTTATGCACTTGACTTTCCTTTTCTCCTCCTTTTTGATGGATTTAACACGAGTGTTTGTTTTGTCAGAAATGACATGAACATCTTCTTTTACTAAAAAATGATATCACTATCTTCTTATCAACTACTGATGCTTGTGTCGGGGTAGGTTGCCTACATTACATCTCTTGGAGTACGGTCCTTGCCGGACCTGCCTGAACAAGAGATGCTTTGTGCATTGGGCTACCCCTTTCTTTTTTTGACATCCAATTCACATTAGACATTCTTCCTCTTGAAAGCTGCACTTATGGGGTTGTTACTGGGAAGTCACACCATTTGATCAGTGATATCTTTATAATGCATATTCCACACAGTAACTGTCAAAGAATACACATTTGGGGGTCTTGATGTAAAACTGTCATAATGATGCACCTTTGATATGTAGGTTTAAGAAACATGTCGGTAATTAAAATGACCACACACAAATTCACAATAGTTTCTTCTATCCAAGTTCTCTGATGTTTGATTCTCATTTTCCCCCCTTTGAtatcacctttttttttttggaagacTGGTTTGTTATACTAACTTTTGGTTTACTAGTATCAATTGATTACAAGTTAAACATAAAGAATTCAAGTGACTGGGAATTTGGGTACCACCTTTATAATATTTGTTCCTTGAAATAGGAAGGTCAAACGTGGGAAAATCATCCTTACTAAATGCATTGACCAGGCAATGGGGTGTTGTACGGACCTCAGATAAGCCTGGCCTCACTCAGGTGACACTTGTTTCCTGAACTGAAGTTTATTTCCTGCTATACATGTAAGATAACAATATGCACATCTGCAGAGTATCAACTTCTTCAAGCTTGGTTCAAAAATGTGCATGGTTGATTTGCCGGGATATGGTTTTGCTTATGCAAAAGAAGAAGTGAAAGAAGCTTGGGAGGAGCTTGTGAGTACGCGATTAGCTTTGACCTTTCTGGGCTTTGCTTGTGTTACTTGTTGTGTTTATTGATGCTACCAAAATGTTAGGTTTCTTTGTATTAGTTTTGAACATGCTCCCTCTTTGAATGCTACAATTTGCAGGTGAAAGAGTACGTTTCTACACGTCTTGGTCTAAAGAGAGTCTGCCTTCTGATTGATACAAAGTGGGGCATGAAACAAACGGATCATGAGCTTGTTGATTTAATGGAGAGGtagaaagaaattatttttcctaCATATTAAAAGATAAAGAGGTTATCTGTCCAATATTGGAGTCTGCTAGATAGAATTGTTGCCTATTCTCTAGCCTATGTGGTACATTTTGTCATCACATGCCTATGTAAGTGTTGATTgtgttaattaattagcattATTTTAGTCagtgtcaaaaaaaaaagtcaagtGTCAAAAAATTAGCATTATTTTAGGAGACTTTATTTTCCTAGCGTAAGAAATAGAATATTGTCTTTTAATTGTTAATGATCATCTTTTCTCAATTagttatagtatatatattccCCTTCTCATGGGATGAAAAGGTATTGGAAAtacaagaaaaatatttcttcttctcaaaATCTTCATGGTATTAGAGCCATTGCTGCCATTTGAGGTGAATTTTCCTTGTGACCAAAAGGCAAAAACAATGTGTTTGCAGATTGTGTTGTTTCTTTGCATTGTTGTTAGCTTGCTGTTGATTTGAGGTTATAATCTTCTGTCATAATGTTCAGAGCTCAAACAAAATACCAGATTATTTTAACTAAGACAGACACGGTTTTCCCAATAGATGTGGCACGACGAGCCATGCAAATTGAAGAGGTGAACTATTAACAAAATCTAGTGTCCTTTTTATCTAACCTATTTCAATTATTCCCGCAAGTTGATCATTGTACATGCCCGATCTTGCAGAGCCTCAAGGCAAACAAGTCTGTTGTTCAGCCTGCGGTAAGAAGGGCACATTTATTAATTAGCTTTAATTTGAGTTTTGTTGTATTTTCTGTTAGAAAAATAATGCTTTGTTATGGGCTTTTCTTCAGGTGATGGTAAGCTCAAAATCTGGAGCTGGTATCCGAAGTTTAAGAACAGTGCTTTCTAAGATTGCTCGGTTTGTGAAACCATAAATGGTAATCCTCTGCCTTTTTGTCTTCAATGATGTCCCTTCATGTATGCTAAAATGTAGTGTGTTGCCTCATGAGACGGAGATATTGAAGCGTTAGCTTGATTTCGATTTGATTTTAACATGGCTTCAATCTTCTAAGTTGGCTTATTTTATGAATAGGCGGTAAGATTGGCAAGAAACATTAGAATTGTTATAAGTGTATGCTAAATCGCTGTGTGGTGCCTCTTGAAAAAATTGGTTTTGCGAAGGAGTGATTTATTTCAAAATTGAGGATCTTTTGAAGAGTCTAAATCTCAAATTTGAGGAAGTTTGGAGAAGATTTAAGGTAGTTTTTCGTGAAATTTCTGATTTGAGCTTGAAGATATAacatttcaaatttttatgTTTAAGAATTAGGTCTATGATACACTTATATTCAGGTCTATAACAGATTCATAAGCAGCCTATAGGTTATACCAACCCACTTGCATTATCTATTATCAACTTCTAAATATAACCACTTGCATTATCTATTATCAACTTCTAAATCTCAAAACACCAAATCACATAAAAAGCCAATAAatactcatttttttcttctcagaACTTATCTATGTTAACATTAAATGATGATCTGATAATATGttaatgatatatttatataaacattattattattaaaccaTCTAAGTTCATACATTGTAATTCGTGGATATGGTAGTGTTTGTTATATAGTTATGAGGGTGAGGTGGGGATCGGGGGCGTttcatgtttgttattatgtagtTTAGTCACTAATTGCAATATGGAGGATGTTTCCTTTCATGAACTATTACTAATCTATGTGTTTGAATTCCGATCTATGTTGCTCGTTCTCTTAAAAAATGACACGAAGATAGGGGCGTGTCGGATACTCCAAAACTAGTGCATTTTGGAGAACCCGACACGGGTGCGGCAGCAATATTGTGGAGAGTCTAAGCAACATAGATTCCGATAGTATTGATTATTTTCAGTCTCCTAAAGATAAGATAGAGTGGGGACATTACTTTTTTGATCAAGGTGAATGCAGTGTTTTCCCACGTTTTTCTGTGTTAAATGGTTGTATATCTATGCAAATCCATTTACATTCTTGAAGTTTGGATTGGATGAACTtgtttatcttttcttttttaggaTTTCCCATCCAGTGTCTGGTTATCTGCATTGAAGCTCAACTAATTCGAATTTGCATTGCGCAGAGCGCATTCGGCAAAAATGCTCCCcaccaaaaaattcataccCAAAACTCGAAATTGAACCCTTTGGTGAAGGGATGAGGTTGGTTGTCATTGGTAAGCAAAATGACATGGGATGCACTGTTGACATTATCGAGAACTTTTTGCTATTGACTTTGAAAGTCTTGGTACTTTTTTTAGAGTAAATTACGTATTTTGACTTGTAATTTCTTAAGTGGAAGTCCCGATTATAAGGCTATTAAAATAATAGTTTGGGCCGCAACttttttgtattatatatatacaacaacaacaacaacaacccagtgaaatcccacaacatggggtctggggagggtagaatgtacgcagaccttactcctaccaaggtaggacggctgtttcctggagaccctcggctcagtaaaagcataaatgcataacaaacaaataacaaatagatgacaaataaatacaaataaataaagactaataacaaataacgattaaataaataatgaaagcgtcacaggtaaaattgagtaatcaaagcatagaaagtaataaataataacagaactaacagaaatcagaagtcaatttttatgtatttttaaatttgaaaagagAAATGCAATAGTTTTAGGTAATCATTTATTACGTGGCTATTTAATTTATTGTCTcattcatattttgataattaataTGAACTCACATTATTATtcatatatttacttttttattttacttttactatttttattctcttattattgaatattttgaagtttcTCAAACGGtcaaattttatgtattatgcaaAATCTTTTGATGTTTTGGTTTTTGGTGGTTTCTTCAAATTCAAGCATTATAACAAGTCAATACtatttcaatattattatatcaactttttaaatttttaagctagattttattattctaaatttatattatattgttttgttgGTTTGAAAATTTGCATTGTTTACCTTCTTTCATTTATAAggtatacatatattttatcattttcaaaTCTCACTTGTATAATTGATTTGgatatgttatttttattcaatttatacatgtcaataagaaaaagaaaagaagtgaagtttataaagtttgactttagACTCAATCTTATTGAAACAATCCTACTTGAcgataaaatagaaaatttaaaattaaattattaatatatataagcatattttttttgattaattaaatCAAAAGATGTAGTGAAGTGGATGGGGTTGCTCCTTCTTTAATCAAAAAATTTGGGTTTGAGCTCTAAGTATGAAAAAATCATTGGTAAGGAGCGTTTCCTTCCGAATGGGGCCTTATGTAGTGCGAATTCAAATATAATCTAGCTCCAGTATGGTTACCAGATACCTGAGTATAAAAAAATCCTTGGTAGGGAGTACATTCGAAATCTTTCGAATGGGCCCTACACAGCGTGCATTCGAATATAGCTCTAGTATGGGTACCAGACACCTgagtataaaaaaaatctttggtAGGGAGTGCTTCCTTTCAAATGGGGCCCTACGCAGCGCGCATCTGAATATAATTTAGCAATAGTGAAGGTATCGAAAACCaagtgaaaaataaaagaaaagacgAAAGCAGAGTGTCACACAAAATTGTCACGACACCGATTTCATTTAATTAGATACTCATTCTATTCACTTTTACTTCTCCactatttcaaaaatagattttccCTTTTACTCATGACTTTTAACATATCaggaaaagataaaaaaaaattcatcttttaCCCGTAGCATTGTTTACATATTctccaaattatttttcaagaccTAATACTAAACATCTAGTGTGGTAAAATAgttatgtcaatattttttttaataaatatgtcaaatttaaatataataagtaGAAGTGAACTGGGGGAATACTTTATATATACTCCCTCCATCCCATATTAGATGATCACTTCcaattttacatgatgattaagaaatcattaatataTTGGAAGACTTTATCATtttgtcttttatttatatcaatgcaatatacagAAATAGCTAGTATTCAGAACTGTTTACATTTAAAAGGTCATATTAATTGTAaggataaaataagaaaaatttaattaattctatgttgatttaataaataattaaataatatgaaaaaaaaatatttttaataagatgtTGATATTAGATGGAGTATTAAATTTCATTAATTCATGTACCTAACTTCCTGACAAAGGCATTTAAAGGTAATTTTACAACAATATTGTTGAAgtccaaaccatatatacagACTGTTTTCTTACACATTAATGACATTTAATATCATTTGACCCATCAAtcatttattcaaaaattatttctaaatttctgataaataaattatttatgtgaCACTGACTCTGCCaatcaaatcataattcatgtagcCTGCCTAGTTGTTACGACAAACGGGATCTCCGTATGATTTTGTCGCACTTTTCTTGgccttgttttatttttttattttttttttctagaaaaattcAGTGGACAAAATctgaattatgaaaaaaaagatACAACACATATCATACCCCCTCTCCCCCCCTCCAATTAAAGCATCAATTAATTCGATAGATAATGCATTTCAATTTTGtatatcaatttctcaaaacgTTATCATTGATAGTACAATCTTTGTTATTATAACATGTCTATGGGATATGTTGAGTATTTGAACTTAGCCAAATAAAGTTTTGATTATCACTTTGTTCATGATTTCATTATTGCAGGCAAATTGTTTACATTCTTAAAAGGTATTAGGTACCTCTGAATCCCCTTGATTCCATCAGTCACGTTCATTTACTTGTACTTGCAATTGACTTCAATTAGTTCTTCGAATAAAATTGTGTTTGTTTAACTTATTTGTCtttgatttttatattattatttaaaattttattcgtCTCAATCTAAATTTGTAATCAtattcttgattttgatataCATCGACTTAAAATTACTTTCTTTGCTCGTGTGCACCACACCTTTAGTTTTCCCTTTTTGTAACGACGTTTTAGGTCACCCCCTTTACATACTTTTGGTTTAGTCTCTTTAGGACCGTCTTAACAAGTTTGGGGCCTAAAGCCAAACTTAATAaataatctttatttttttagttaacatatataaattgaataagtaTAACATACCAGTATAATTCTACAAATAAGGTCTGGAGAGGTAGAATATAAACGAacattatgaaataagaatGTAAACAATGtaaattttcaataaaaaatatataagataaagttaaaataataaaacataattgaaaaatTCTAAAAGTTTATATATATCGAAATAATGTTGCGCCAAATTTGATAAGttgatataatgatattaaaatagtgtttgaaatttgaagaatataccaaaaatcaaatttgatctttttataAACACACAAGAATATATTTTGCATAATGTAGAAGATTTGACCATTTAAGAGACTTTATAGTATTCAATAATGAtagaataaaaagaatgaaaaaggGAATAACAAAAGCAAATATAAGCATAATAATGTTAGTTCATGATAATCATAAGAACATAAATGAGGCAACAAAATAGATAGTCACATAAGAAAGGATGCTATAATTAACTAATTACTATTCCATTTCTCAAT
This Solanum dulcamara chromosome 8, daSolDulc1.2, whole genome shotgun sequence DNA region includes the following protein-coding sequences:
- the LOC129900764 gene encoding uncharacterized protein LOC129900764 isoform X2 — encoded protein: MNAKSGIIVGKKKRVFSHRDLENKGTSRSRKMDSETKDRFSDSRRSTLYGERRKSKNSERNSIRKVEEENGTKRKTLDLRGGKQKGESFLRKKKVEDKKKLGEYEERPKKKKKRGIRIDPHDTSNKRLYDGVATKDDNKEKQEDSAKEKTVELSKNAQFRAIRPSPSILSFVEDNLLGRRRDIQLKRAGYNIELSAPLDNIPFSTSSERERIEEPVFRNRLEFFAAAKVSSSFPPADLPEIAFAGRSNVGKSSLLNALTRQWGVVRTSDKPGLTQSINFFKLGSKMCMVDLPGYGFAYAKEEVKEAWEELVKEYVSTRLGLKRVCLLIDTKWGMKQTDHELVDLMERAQTKYQIILTKTDTVFPIDVARRAMQIEESLKANKSVVQPAVMVSSKSGAGIRSLRTVLSKIARFVKP
- the LOC129900764 gene encoding uncharacterized protein LOC129900764 isoform X1; amino-acid sequence: MNAKSGIIVGKKKRVFSHRDLENKGTSRSRKMDSETKDRFSDSRRSTLYGERRKSKNSERNSIRKVEEENGTKRKTLDLRGGKQKGESFLRKKKVEDKKKLGEYEERPKKKKKRGIRIDPHDTSNKRLYDGVATKVLSDDNKEKQEDSAKEKTVELSKNAQFRAIRPSPSILSFVEDNLLGRRRDIQLKRAGYNIELSAPLDNIPFSTSSERERIEEPVFRNRLEFFAAAKVSSSFPPADLPEIAFAGRSNVGKSSLLNALTRQWGVVRTSDKPGLTQSINFFKLGSKMCMVDLPGYGFAYAKEEVKEAWEELVKEYVSTRLGLKRVCLLIDTKWGMKQTDHELVDLMERAQTKYQIILTKTDTVFPIDVARRAMQIEESLKANKSVVQPAVMVSSKSGAGIRSLRTVLSKIARFVKP